One genomic segment of Helianthus annuus cultivar XRQ/B chromosome 14, HanXRQr2.0-SUNRISE, whole genome shotgun sequence includes these proteins:
- the LOC110904748 gene encoding protein NSP-INTERACTING KINASE 3-like: protein MVTCTTDHSVSALGLPSQNLFGTLSSTIGNLSNLQSVTLQNNAIFGPITDATGKLQKLQTLDLSGNMFSGQLPSSFGDLKNLNFLRMNNNSLTGSIP from the exons ATGGTTACTTGCACCACTGACCATTCTGTTTCGGCTTT AGGGTTGCCTAGTCAAAACTTATTCGGGACCTTATCGTCTACAATCGGGAATCTTAGCAACTTGCAATCAGT TACGCTACAGAATAATGCGATATTTGGACCGATTACGGACGCAACTGGGAAGCTGCAGAAGCTTCAAACTCTTGATCTTTCAGGAAACATGTTCAGTGGTCAGCTTCctagctcttttggcgatctcAAGAACCTTAATTTTTT GCGCATGAACAACAATAGTCTTACCGGCTCGATTCCCTGA